One window of the Candidatus Zixiibacteriota bacterium genome contains the following:
- a CDS encoding SycA, whose protein sequence is MRNQIREETVLFISVVKWIIFATAVGLIVGFSTALFLKILTWSTNVTGKYAYFFVLLPIALFISVLLIKYLAPDAEGHGTEKVIEAVHKTSGKIKAMVVPVKLVATIVTLAFGGSVGKEGPCAQIGAGLSSIFADLFKLSDKDRRKLVICGISAGFASVFGTPIGGAIFGVEVLFVGTILYDVLLPSFIAGITSYQISAALGVHYFYHPVNFVPVFSEALFIKVILAGIFFGICSAIMIEILNLGQKVAKKIKIWDPWKGVIGGLILIPLVFIFSRDYLGLGLDPIESALNGTRVAWHAFLTKSVFTSITLNFGGSGGIVTPIFFVGTAAGSLFAQIFNLDPATYAALGMVSVLAGCANSPISASIMSVELFGAKLAPYATVSCVISFLMTGHRSVYPSQVLAVKKSPSIDVEMGHVMENLETRVRVRDKTLLTILKFLKNATYKIEKFLEKTGVIDKDKDRDQDTYLE, encoded by the coding sequence ATGCGCAATCAGATAAGAGAAGAAACGGTCCTGTTTATAAGTGTCGTCAAATGGATAATTTTTGCGACGGCCGTGGGACTCATAGTCGGCTTCTCGACCGCTCTCTTCCTGAAAATCCTGACCTGGAGCACCAATGTCACGGGGAAATATGCCTATTTCTTCGTTCTCTTGCCGATCGCCCTTTTCATCAGTGTCCTGCTGATAAAATATCTCGCCCCTGACGCCGAAGGGCACGGGACCGAAAAAGTAATCGAGGCGGTTCATAAGACTTCGGGCAAGATCAAAGCGATGGTGGTGCCGGTGAAACTGGTGGCGACCATTGTGACCCTGGCCTTCGGCGGTTCGGTCGGAAAGGAAGGGCCGTGCGCCCAGATCGGCGCCGGGCTGTCTTCGATTTTTGCGGATCTTTTCAAATTGTCCGATAAGGATCGGCGAAAACTGGTTATTTGCGGTATCAGCGCCGGATTTGCCTCGGTTTTCGGCACCCCGATTGGAGGGGCGATATTCGGGGTCGAGGTTCTTTTTGTCGGGACCATCCTGTATGACGTGCTGTTGCCGTCGTTCATCGCCGGTATCACCAGTTACCAGATATCGGCCGCGCTCGGCGTCCATTACTTTTATCACCCGGTCAATTTTGTCCCGGTCTTCAGCGAGGCCCTGTTTATCAAAGTGATTCTGGCCGGAATCTTTTTCGGCATCTGTTCCGCAATCATGATTGAGATTTTGAATCTTGGTCAGAAAGTCGCCAAGAAAATAAAAATCTGGGACCCCTGGAAAGGGGTTATCGGCGGGCTTATTTTGATACCGCTGGTGTTTATTTTCTCCCGTGATTATCTGGGGCTGGGACTTGATCCGATTGAATCGGCGCTGAATGGAACCAGAGTGGCCTGGCATGCTTTTCTGACAAAATCGGTTTTCACCAGTATCACCCTCAATTTTGGCGGCAGCGGCGGAATTGTCACCCCGATCTTTTTTGTCGGGACCGCCGCGGGATCGCTTTTTGCCCAGATTTTCAATCTCGACCCGGCCACCTATGCCGCGCTCGGCATGGTGAGTGTTCTCGCCGGATGCGCCAATTCGCCTATCAGCGCCAGTATCATGTCGGTCGAACTTTTCGGCGCGAAACTGGCCCCGTACGCGACGGTCTCTTGTGTCATAAGTTTTCTGATGACCGGTCACCGCAGTGTTTATCCGTCGCAGGTGCTGGCGGTCAAAAAATCGCCGTCGATCGATGTCGAGATGGGGCATGTGATGGAGAATCTGGAAACCCGGGTTCGGGTTCGCGACAAAACCCTTCTGACGATATTGAAGTTTCTGAAAAATGCCACCTATAAGATAGAAAAATTCCTGGAGAAAACCGGTGTTATCGATAAGGATAAGGACCGGGATCAGGACACCTATTTGGAATGA
- a CDS encoding hypothetical protein (Evidence 5 : Unknown function) codes for MVKEITKNSWPKFFRTFNSANLYRLADISIIDKNESSNRVASNLTFLGLGLEKKGRLIDSLRFFAGSWNPEKPAESFLAVRQPSKIFVEKDDRGFDRTVRVQAKDGTEAIMHLSGDSRPEPLVEKVAYSIYEKRGRSDGNDMGDWLQAEKIVKKTQESLI; via the coding sequence ATGGTTAAAGAAATTACAAAGAACAGTTGGCCGAAATTCTTTCGGACCTTCAATTCGGCCAATCTCTACCGCCTGGCAGATATCAGCATCATAGATAAAAATGAAAGTTCCAACAGGGTGGCGTCGAATCTGACATTTCTCGGCCTCGGTCTCGAGAAAAAGGGGCGCCTGATCGATTCCCTTCGCTTCTTCGCCGGAAGTTGGAACCCGGAAAAACCGGCCGAATCGTTTCTGGCGGTCCGTCAGCCGTCGAAAATTTTCGTGGAAAAGGATGACCGCGGATTCGATCGAACCGTCCGGGTGCAGGCCAAGGACGGCACCGAGGCGATCATGCATTTATCGGGTGATTCCCGTCCCGAACCGCTGGTGGAAAAAGTCGCTTATTCCATCTATGAGAAACGCGGGCGGAGCGACGGCAACGATATGGGCGACTGGCTCCAGGCCGAAAAGATTGTGAAGAAAACGCAGGAATCGCTTATATAA
- a CDS encoding conserved hypothetical protein (Evidence 4 : Unknown function but conserved in other organisms) codes for MPMKTKEITVQLPPDSSFIFGQSHFIKTVEDIYELMVGTSTTVEFGIGFCEASGPCLIRSDGNNDELIKAAETIAFDIACGHTFVIFMRNAYPINFLPRLKDVPEIVNVFCATANPVEVIVAETEQGRGVLTVIDGFMPKGIEGPEDKNKRHKFLRDIGYKR; via the coding sequence ATGCCTATGAAAACAAAAGAGATAACGGTTCAACTGCCGCCCGATAGCAGTTTCATTTTCGGGCAATCGCATTTTATCAAGACGGTCGAGGATATCTACGAACTGATGGTCGGGACATCGACCACGGTGGAATTCGGCATCGGTTTCTGCGAGGCCTCGGGGCCGTGCCTGATTCGATCCGACGGCAACAATGACGAATTGATCAAGGCCGCCGAGACCATCGCTTTTGATATCGCCTGCGGCCACACTTTTGTCATATTCATGCGCAACGCCTACCCGATCAATTTTCTGCCGCGCCTGAAAGATGTGCCGGAGATTGTGAATGTTTTCTGCGCCACCGCCAACCCGGTCGAAGTGATTGTCGCCGAGACCGAGCAGGGACGCGGGGTTTTGACCGTGATCGACGGATTCATGCCGAAAGGAATCGAAGGACCCGAAGACAAGAACAAGCGGCACAAGTTCCTTCGCGATATCGGGTACAAGAGATAG
- a CDS encoding Na+/proline symporter — protein MHLIDYVIILAYLGWLIYLGFTHHFGRKASAGNYLLAGRTLTLPAFVASIVSTWYGGVLGVGEFSYRFGISNWLVFGVPYYIGAFLFAMFYAKKARKAEVFTIPDNLDRAYGHKTAVAGSVLLYFMTLPAAYILMIAILFNFIFGWPFWLGAIVGAIFSIGLILLGGFKSLVRTDNLQFAIMYIGFALMLVLLVSKFGGLGFIKASVPPSNLTWHGGNTAWYIAVWYFIALETLVEPLFFQHCHSAKNEKVARNGILIAILCWAVFDFLTTSCGMYARAIVPNLANPAESYTALAGKILPAGFLGLFAVALLATTHSTLDAYFFMAATTFSRDIVWRIFKVPEDKITYYARVGLIVSAVIAVVAALYFKSIVDIWHDFGSVGTPALLLPLFAALYGKRKLSPSGAFMTVIASGGISLIWLLSRYWTGTGTYWLGLEPIFPGLVLSIVIYLFGNISRNIGDPGTAPPRK, from the coding sequence TTGCACCTGATCGATTATGTCATAATTCTGGCGTACCTGGGATGGCTCATCTATCTCGGCTTTACCCATCATTTCGGACGGAAAGCCTCGGCCGGGAATTATCTTCTGGCGGGCAGAACCCTGACCCTTCCGGCCTTCGTGGCTTCGATTGTCTCCACCTGGTACGGGGGCGTCCTGGGCGTGGGGGAATTCAGTTACCGTTTCGGCATTTCCAATTGGCTGGTATTCGGGGTGCCGTATTATATCGGGGCGTTCCTCTTTGCCATGTTTTATGCCAAAAAGGCGCGGAAGGCGGAAGTATTCACTATCCCGGACAATCTCGACCGGGCCTATGGTCACAAGACAGCAGTGGCCGGGTCGGTACTTCTTTATTTTATGACCCTTCCGGCCGCCTATATTTTGATGATCGCTATTCTATTCAATTTTATTTTCGGCTGGCCGTTCTGGCTGGGGGCGATAGTCGGAGCCATATTTTCCATCGGCCTGATTCTCCTGGGCGGATTCAAATCCCTCGTGCGCACCGATAATCTTCAATTCGCCATTATGTACATCGGTTTTGCCCTGATGCTGGTGCTACTGGTTTCCAAATTCGGCGGGTTGGGGTTTATCAAGGCCTCGGTGCCGCCGTCAAATTTGACCTGGCACGGCGGCAACACGGCGTGGTATATCGCGGTCTGGTATTTTATCGCCTTGGAGACATTGGTCGAGCCGCTCTTTTTCCAGCACTGTCATTCGGCGAAAAACGAAAAAGTGGCCCGAAACGGCATCCTGATCGCCATTCTCTGCTGGGCGGTTTTTGACTTTTTGACCACCTCCTGCGGGATGTACGCCCGCGCCATTGTTCCCAACCTGGCCAATCCGGCGGAATCATACACCGCTCTGGCGGGCAAAATTCTTCCGGCCGGATTTCTGGGGCTCTTTGCCGTGGCGCTTCTGGCGACCACCCACTCCACGCTCGACGCTTATTTCTTCATGGCCGCGACTACCTTCTCGCGCGACATTGTCTGGCGGATTTTCAAGGTTCCCGAAGATAAAATCACCTACTACGCTCGGGTGGGGTTGATCGTATCGGCGGTCATCGCGGTCGTGGCGGCCCTTTATTTCAAATCGATTGTCGATATCTGGCACGATTTCGGCTCGGTCGGGACACCGGCCTTATTGTTGCCGTTATTTGCGGCCTTGTACGGCAAGAGGAAATTATCCCCTTCGGGTGCGTTTATGACCGTGATTGCCTCCGGCGGTATTTCTCTTATCTGGCTTCTCTCGCGCTATTGGACGGGAACGGGCACTTACTGGCTCGGCCTCGAGCCGATTTTCCCGGGGTTGGTTTTGTCTATTGTTATTTATCTCTTTGGCAATATAAGCCGGAATATTGGGGACCCGGGCACAGCACCTCCGCGAAAGTAG
- a CDS encoding conserved hypothetical protein (Evidence 4 : Unknown function but conserved in other organisms) — protein MTRLKHYDNLNTARFVTFGCYNNLPLLTDDREKEIFLKHLDNGRNVHNFKLLGYVLMPNHVHLVIWPSADLKLGLVIGEIKSLSAREILGLWQDQNRGILKELVNRRGEKNRHVFWKRRCYDHNCRTPDIVREKINYCHDNPVKKGLVESAGDWGWSSYNWYLGRKDGPIAIDEFGI, from the coding sequence ATGACCAGACTTAAGCACTACGATAATCTTAATACCGCCCGATTCGTCACTTTTGGCTGTTATAATAATCTTCCCTTGCTGACTGACGATCGGGAGAAGGAAATATTTCTGAAGCATCTTGACAATGGCCGCAATGTCCATAATTTCAAATTACTTGGCTATGTTCTCATGCCCAATCATGTCCATCTTGTTATCTGGCCTTCTGCCGATTTAAAGTTGGGTTTGGTGATAGGTGAAATCAAGTCTCTTTCTGCTCGAGAAATATTGGGACTATGGCAAGACCAAAATAGAGGAATATTAAAGGAACTTGTAAATCGTCGGGGCGAGAAAAACAGACATGTTTTCTGGAAACGTCGCTGTTACGATCACAATTGCCGAACACCCGACATTGTAAGGGAAAAGATAAATTATTGTCATGATAATCCGGTGAAGAAAGGACTAGTTGAATCCGCCGGGGATTGGGGTTGGTCGAGTTATAATTGGTACTTGGGGCGAAAGGACGGGCCTATTGCGATTGATGAATTTGGAATATAA
- a CDS encoding putative TonB-dependent transmembrane receptor protein (Evidence 3 : Putative function from multiple computational evidences) — MKYPASILILMLFAISGAAASQLTGRVVDNHGRAIPGVNVLTDQTSLNSVTDSTGNFALVYTGMGPTHITFSHISYQPAMIAVKPGTVAALEITLQPAILPGQKIVVTANRAVSGVSPMTYSDFSNDDIKRDYAITEFPLLLETTPNMYSYADAGGGLGYSYMKIRGFDDKRISVYINGVPLNDPEDQATYFVDIPDFAADVTDIQVQRGVGNSLYGEASFGGLVNIASNGLERPRKVTLTTGWGGFYAGSDFVSQMRKNSVEYTSGLLDGRWSLSGRYSNQYSGGYRLNSWYNGWAYYLSLSRLDPKMTTTLNLYGGPMKMHLAYYGIGRVTEKIDRRTNYLTYPDETDNFNQPHFELHNTYRVNDKLILHNTLFYITGKGYYEQYKTDQSYNEYNIFPEATVDSTTQGNIDVQKWVTKSQFGWSPRLDWDHGRGNLSVGGSFYYFHSDHWGDVIWAQGLTPTVGPEHRYYEYFGKKYWSSSYINEYYTLSDHIRLMGNLQLKYLTYNFDGTPIGLLPGYKYKLHWLFLSPRGGITYRFHDNADMYFSTSVSSREPEDVTIYDAEEVGTRPALQIKSIRVISPGDTSFVFGDPFIKPERVYDFELGGHLRGEKFNFGANLFWMEFRHEIVPEGGLDENGRPRVGNADRSVHSGIELNGSYLAARGFNISANASYNHNILKKYFVYADNGQGGIDSLNYSGNPVAGFPDVIGNLIFDYDYKPVRLTWRWRGIGRQYVDNGKMKDLSIDPYVVSSLTASAMLGNVAGMGRLTLSADLNNIFNKKYELSGYSYLYDGEWYAEYFPAAERNFFLQLKWELD, encoded by the coding sequence ATGAAATATCCGGCCTCAATATTGATTCTGATGCTGTTTGCGATATCCGGAGCCGCCGCTTCGCAATTGACCGGGCGGGTCGTTGACAACCACGGTCGGGCGATCCCGGGGGTTAATGTTCTGACCGATCAAACATCGTTAAACTCCGTCACCGACAGCACCGGTAATTTTGCTCTTGTATATACGGGAATGGGACCGACTCATATTACTTTCAGCCATATTAGTTATCAGCCCGCGATGATTGCGGTAAAACCGGGAACGGTCGCAGCGCTTGAGATAACCCTCCAGCCGGCGATCCTGCCCGGGCAGAAAATAGTCGTCACCGCCAATCGCGCCGTTTCCGGAGTGAGCCCGATGACGTATAGCGACTTCAGCAACGATGACATCAAACGCGATTACGCCATCACGGAATTTCCTCTCCTTCTGGAGACCACGCCCAATATGTATTCCTATGCCGATGCCGGCGGCGGGCTGGGGTACAGTTATATGAAAATCCGCGGATTCGATGACAAAAGGATTTCGGTTTATATTAACGGCGTGCCGCTCAACGACCCCGAGGATCAGGCCACTTATTTTGTCGATATTCCCGATTTCGCCGCCGATGTGACCGATATTCAGGTCCAGCGCGGGGTAGGAAATTCGCTCTATGGCGAAGCCTCCTTCGGCGGGCTGGTCAATATCGCCTCGAACGGACTGGAACGGCCCCGTAAAGTGACCCTGACCACCGGTTGGGGCGGGTTTTACGCCGGAAGCGATTTCGTTTCGCAGATGCGGAAAAATTCGGTCGAGTACACCTCGGGCCTTTTGGACGGACGCTGGTCGCTTTCGGGACGATATTCCAATCAGTACTCGGGCGGCTACCGCCTCAATTCCTGGTACAATGGCTGGGCCTATTACCTGTCGCTCTCCCGGCTCGATCCCAAAATGACCACCACCCTCAACCTCTATGGCGGGCCGATGAAGATGCACCTGGCGTACTACGGAATCGGCCGGGTCACGGAAAAAATCGACCGGCGAACCAACTACCTGACCTATCCCGATGAGACCGACAATTTCAACCAGCCCCATTTCGAACTGCACAACACCTACCGGGTCAATGACAAACTGATTCTGCACAACACCCTCTTTTATATCACCGGCAAGGGATATTATGAGCAGTACAAAACTGATCAATCATATAATGAATATAATATTTTTCCCGAGGCTACAGTCGATTCGACCACGCAGGGAAATATCGACGTGCAAAAATGGGTGACCAAGAGCCAATTCGGCTGGAGCCCCCGCCTTGACTGGGATCACGGCCGGGGCAATCTATCCGTCGGCGGGTCCTTCTATTATTTTCATTCCGATCACTGGGGCGATGTCATATGGGCGCAGGGGTTGACACCCACGGTGGGCCCGGAACACCGCTATTATGAATATTTCGGGAAGAAGTACTGGTCATCGTCATATATTAACGAGTATTACACCCTTTCCGATCATATTCGTCTGATGGGAAACCTGCAGTTGAAATATTTGACTTATAATTTCGACGGAACCCCGATCGGTCTTCTGCCGGGATACAAATACAAACTGCACTGGCTGTTCCTCTCGCCGCGAGGCGGAATAACATATCGATTCCATGATAACGCCGATATGTACTTCAGTACCTCGGTTTCGTCGCGGGAACCGGAGGATGTCACCATCTATGATGCCGAAGAAGTCGGCACCCGGCCGGCGCTTCAGATAAAATCTATCCGGGTCATTTCTCCCGGCGACACCAGTTTCGTTTTCGGCGATCCCTTCATAAAGCCGGAACGGGTTTATGATTTCGAACTGGGGGGACATCTCCGGGGCGAAAAATTTAATTTCGGCGCCAATCTCTTCTGGATGGAATTTCGTCACGAGATTGTTCCCGAAGGGGGTCTCGATGAAAACGGCCGTCCCCGGGTCGGCAACGCCGACCGCTCCGTTCATTCCGGGATCGAACTCAACGGCAGTTATCTGGCCGCGCGGGGATTTAATATCAGCGCCAACGCCTCGTACAATCATAATATTCTGAAGAAGTATTTTGTCTACGCCGACAACGGGCAGGGGGGAATCGATTCGTTGAATTATTCCGGCAATCCGGTCGCCGGTTTTCCCGATGTCATTGGCAATCTGATTTTTGATTATGACTATAAACCGGTGCGCCTGACCTGGCGCTGGCGGGGGATCGGACGGCAGTATGTCGATAACGGGAAGATGAAAGACCTCTCGATCGATCCGTATGTCGTCTCGTCATTGACGGCGTCGGCCATGCTGGGAAATGTCGCCGGTATGGGGCGACTCACCCTGAGCGCCGATTTAAACAATATCTTCAACAAAAAATACGAGTTGAGCGGGTATTCGTATCTGTATGACGGAGAATGGTACGCCGAGTACTTCCCGGCCGCGGAGCGGAATTTCTTCCTGCAACTCAAATGGGAACTGGATTAA
- a CDS encoding Peptidase M24, with translation MLDLKAIQNYLKKEQLDGWLMADFHARNTIAVSFLNFPDNVTRRFCYFIPAEGEPVAIIHNIEKNKFASIPGRHIYFSSYKLLESSLQNILKGKNRIAMEYSPNGRLPYIGLVSAGTVELVRSFGVEIVSSADLVAYFQARMTPEQVQSHKRAALLVNQIKDEAFAYIKENLGNGDELDERMVMNFIMMRFSEEELMIDFGPICAVDANISNPHYEPPEEGSAEIAKGKLVLLDMWAKLNRPHAVFADITWMGYVGKEIPEKYRSVFSIVTSARDRAISFIRENYGKTTLYGYDVDDACRKVIADAGYGEYFFHRTGHSILESVHGPGPNIDNLETEDRRKLMPGHLFSIEPGIYLPEYGFRSEIDCMLTENGPEVTTLPMQQEIIPILA, from the coding sequence ATGCTCGATCTCAAAGCGATTCAAAATTACCTCAAGAAAGAACAACTCGACGGCTGGCTGATGGCCGATTTCCATGCCCGCAACACTATCGCCGTCTCCTTCCTGAATTTCCCCGATAATGTCACCCGGCGATTCTGCTATTTTATCCCGGCCGAGGGGGAACCGGTCGCAATTATCCACAATATCGAAAAAAACAAATTCGCCTCCATTCCCGGGCGCCATATCTATTTTTCCTCGTACAAACTGCTCGAATCGTCCTTGCAGAATATCTTGAAAGGGAAGAATAGAATCGCGATGGAATATTCCCCTAACGGGCGGCTGCCGTATATCGGGCTGGTCAGCGCCGGCACGGTCGAACTGGTCCGCTCTTTCGGGGTCGAAATTGTCTCCTCGGCCGATCTGGTCGCCTATTTCCAGGCCCGGATGACCCCGGAGCAGGTGCAGTCACACAAACGGGCCGCACTCTTGGTCAATCAGATCAAGGATGAAGCGTTTGCTTATATCAAAGAAAATCTCGGCAACGGCGACGAACTCGATGAACGGATGGTGATGAATTTTATCATGATGCGGTTCAGCGAGGAGGAACTGATGATCGATTTCGGGCCAATATGCGCGGTCGATGCCAATATCAGCAATCCCCACTACGAGCCGCCGGAGGAGGGGTCCGCGGAAATTGCCAAGGGGAAACTGGTGCTTCTCGATATGTGGGCCAAACTCAACCGGCCCCACGCCGTCTTCGCCGATATCACCTGGATGGGGTATGTCGGCAAAGAGATTCCGGAGAAATACCGCTCTGTCTTTTCGATTGTGACCTCGGCCCGCGACCGGGCGATAAGTTTTATCCGGGAAAATTACGGGAAGACGACCCTTTACGGCTACGATGTCGACGACGCTTGCCGGAAAGTTATCGCCGATGCCGGCTATGGCGAATATTTTTTCCATCGCACCGGTCACTCGATTCTGGAATCGGTGCATGGCCCGGGCCCGAATATCGATAACCTCGAAACCGAGGATCGAAGAAAACTGATGCCGGGACACCTGTTCTCGATCGAGCCGGGGATTTATCTTCCGGAGTACGGTTTCCGTTCCGAAATCGACTGCATGCTGACTGAGAACGGCCCCGAAGTGACCACCCTTCCGATGCAACAGGAGATTATCCCGATTCTGGCCTGA
- a CDS encoding Purine or other phosphorylase family 1, with protein sequence MKSDFPILEFDESREAVIEPQKLFPPIDIAEHCVITFFGEVVSKVKETHLVKTVHSDRWESGMVYIHETEHNGRRVAFGVCPVSAPSAAVYLEEAIARGCRKFIVCGGAGVLDREIARGKLMVPDIAVRDEGTSYHYLPPAREVAAHPEAMAAIEATLQEKKVDYLVGKTWTTDAICRETPAKVQLRRSEGCLSVEMEAAAFFAVAQFRGVKLGQILYAGDDVSGIEWDDRRSSDWQPSVREQLFWLAVDACLKL encoded by the coding sequence ATGAAATCCGATTTCCCCATTCTCGAATTCGATGAGTCCCGCGAGGCGGTGATCGAGCCGCAAAAACTTTTTCCGCCGATCGATATCGCCGAGCATTGTGTCATTACTTTTTTCGGTGAGGTAGTCTCTAAAGTAAAAGAGACGCATCTGGTGAAGACCGTGCATTCCGACCGCTGGGAATCCGGCATGGTTTATATTCATGAGACGGAGCATAATGGCCGGAGAGTGGCTTTTGGGGTTTGCCCGGTCTCTGCCCCCAGCGCGGCCGTATATCTGGAAGAAGCGATCGCGCGGGGATGCCGGAAATTTATCGTCTGCGGCGGGGCGGGCGTGCTGGACAGGGAAATTGCCCGGGGAAAATTGATGGTGCCCGATATCGCTGTCCGCGACGAGGGAACATCGTATCATTATTTGCCCCCGGCCCGTGAAGTGGCCGCTCACCCCGAGGCGATGGCCGCGATCGAAGCGACTCTCCAAGAAAAGAAAGTCGATTATCTGGTGGGAAAGACCTGGACCACCGATGCCATTTGCCGCGAGACCCCGGCCAAGGTGCAACTGCGGCGCTCTGAAGGGTGTCTCTCGGTGGAAATGGAGGCGGCTGCTTTTTTCGCGGTGGCGCAGTTTCGCGGGGTCAAACTGGGGCAGATTCTGTATGCCGGCGATGATGTCTCCGGAATAGAATGGGATGACCGCCGCAGCAGTGACTGGCAACCTTCGGTCCGCGAACAACTCTTCTGGCTGGCGGTCGACGCCTGCTTGAAACTTTAG
- a CDS encoding putative Metallophosphoesterase (Evidence 3 : Putative function from multiple computational evidences) yields the protein MVGIYPLIFSLVVLTVFSLLEIFLIRVLNRVWWKHRLVRWGAYFLPLLGIISITIWFSAMYLNHRLLGRISSVVVSASLILLVGLTLSLPISGILNLIHSLLEKRKARKKAIRPGTVDPNRRLFLKGTAAALPLFTIATGTTGVARAFQETRVFLLPMTFDNLPPQLHGFRILHMTDSHLGIYKFLDDIENILVRADTYKPDLILYTGDIADRLSLLPETLDMVVTLKTRHGIFASLGNHEYYRGITNVLRAFDAGRVPLLRSSGILLDINGAKLYIGGADDPRVLRKDNRQFLKTTVSLALEGAPDDAFKIVMTHRPEGFDPAAENNVNLVLAGHTHGSQVGLAGHSVFTPLLPGRYLWGHYAKGNSQMYLSSGIGHWFPFRLGCPPEAPVIELRSRN from the coding sequence ATGGTTGGCATTTATCCCCTTATTTTCAGTCTGGTTGTCCTCACTGTTTTTTCACTTCTTGAGATATTTTTAATTCGGGTTTTAAACCGGGTCTGGTGGAAACATCGTCTGGTGCGCTGGGGGGCCTATTTTTTGCCATTACTGGGAATCATCTCCATTACTATCTGGTTTTCCGCCATGTATCTCAATCACCGGCTTTTGGGCCGGATTTCCTCGGTGGTCGTCTCGGCCAGTCTTATATTATTGGTCGGGCTGACTTTGTCTCTTCCAATTTCCGGCATTTTGAATTTAATACATTCCCTTCTCGAAAAGAGAAAGGCGCGGAAAAAAGCGATTCGGCCAGGAACCGTTGATCCCAACCGGCGCCTGTTCTTGAAGGGTACCGCGGCGGCTCTACCGCTATTTACTATCGCCACCGGCACGACCGGTGTGGCCAGGGCCTTTCAGGAAACGCGGGTGTTTCTGTTGCCGATGACTTTTGACAATCTCCCCCCGCAACTCCACGGTTTCAGAATACTTCATATGACCGATTCGCATCTCGGTATCTACAAATTCCTCGATGATATCGAAAATATCCTGGTCCGAGCCGACACGTACAAGCCGGATTTGATTCTATATACCGGAGATATCGCCGACCGTCTCTCTCTTCTTCCGGAGACTCTCGATATGGTGGTCACCCTGAAAACCAGGCACGGCATTTTTGCGTCGCTCGGGAATCACGAATATTATCGCGGCATTACCAATGTCCTGCGGGCGTTCGACGCCGGCCGGGTTCCTCTCCTGCGAAGCAGTGGAATTTTATTGGATATAAATGGCGCCAAATTGTATATCGGCGGAGCCGATGACCCCCGCGTCCTGCGGAAAGACAACCGCCAATTCCTTAAGACCACCGTGTCACTGGCCCTGGAGGGCGCGCCGGATGATGCCTTTAAAATTGTCATGACTCATCGCCCGGAAGGTTTTGACCCGGCCGCGGAAAATAATGTCAATCTGGTACTGGCCGGTCATACGCACGGCAGTCAGGTCGGTTTAGCGGGGCACAGCGTCTTCACCCCGCTCCTGCCGGGGCGGTATCTCTGGGGACATTATGCCAAAGGAAATTCCCAGATGTATCTTTCTTCGGGCATCGGCCATTGGTTCCCGTTCCGCCTGGGGTGCCCGCCAGAGGCCCCCGTGATCGAATTGCGCTCCCGGAATTGA
- a CDS encoding hypothetical protein (Evidence 5 : Unknown function), with the protein MKFRFHNDKILVDLRSSSDLGSEKDDYHLRIRVDSKFPEYMKHSLKFVPESVKVYVEEHLMRHDSIWSSPFEDTLSNNKYAVGLDYAYDMRTDSLIVASVYQRKGFKLRIIMDNFIYYNAQPLHFDTIVAVERQPFLY; encoded by the coding sequence ATGAAATTTAGATTTCACAATGATAAGATTCTAGTTGATCTGAGGAGTTCAAGCGACTTAGGTTCGGAAAAAGATGATTATCATTTGAGAATAAGAGTTGATTCAAAGTTCCCGGAATATATGAAACACTCACTTAAATTTGTGCCGGAATCAGTAAAAGTATATGTTGAAGAGCATTTAATGAGACATGATTCAATATGGTCCTCACCATTTGAAGATACATTATCGAATAATAAATATGCGGTGGGCCTTGATTATGCCTATGATATGCGTACTGATTCACTAATCGTTGCATCAGTCTACCAACGTAAGGGTTTTAAATTGCGAATAATTATGGATAATTTCATATATTATAACGCTCAGCCACTGCATTTTGATACAATTGTGGCAGTAGAAAGACAGCCCTTCTTATATTAA